In Candidatus Falkowbacteria bacterium, a genomic segment contains:
- a CDS encoding aminoglycoside phosphotransferase family protein translates to MKIIKELPGAYSSKVELVEIDSQQYVLKTADLEEISNEIFFNKTISDNGLPALKIIKNTSLLKNQILMEYIEGSPELEKHRTVENYISWGEVTKKMHSIISPKPYKVNEEGKLVEVKWPEFIEEEIKAAVLRQQERNTNLDSRFIDEVVQFIRPVVNIKHDSFSLVHSDLHSNNVLITERGSILFDKGSNIMYGDPLYDLAQTGISFQVGLNSEKENEETAKLLLAFITGYGMDFIKKDEKLFARYIALRALRNHPNIFEPYLVELLKSILNKYT, encoded by the coding sequence ATGAAAATTATTAAAGAATTACCAGGAGCTTATAGCTCTAAAGTTGAGTTGGTGGAGATAGATAGCCAACAGTACGTTTTGAAAACTGCTGATTTGGAAGAGATTTCCAATGAGATATTTTTTAATAAAACAATAAGTGATAATGGTTTACCTGCTTTAAAAATAATAAAAAATACTAGTCTATTAAAAAACCAGATATTAATGGAGTATATTGAAGGTTCACCAGAACTTGAGAAGCACCGCACGGTGGAAAATTATATTAGTTGGGGTGAAGTGACAAAAAAAATGCATAGTATTATTTCTCCAAAGCCGTATAAGGTTAATGAAGAAGGGAAGCTAGTAGAGGTTAAGTGGCCAGAGTTTATTGAAGAAGAAATAAAGGCAGCTGTTTTACGCCAGCAAGAGCGAAATACTAATTTAGATTCAAGATTTATTGATGAGGTTGTACAATTTATTCGACCAGTAGTAAATATAAAGCATGATAGCTTTTCCCTTGTTCATAGTGATTTACATTCTAATAATGTTTTGATTACAGAACGAGGATCAATTCTATTTGATAAGGGTTCTAATATTATGTACGGAGATCCGTTATATGATTTGGCACAAACTGGAATTTCATTTCAAGTGGGATTAAATTCCGAGAAAGAGAACGAGGAAACAGCAAAATTATTGTTAGCTTTTATTACAGGCTATGGAATGGATTTTATTAAGAAGGATGAAAAGTTATTCGCTCGGTATATAGCGCTTCGAGCTTTGAGAAACCACCCTAATATTTTTGAACCCTATCTAGTGGAATTACTAAAATCAATTCTTAATAAATATACGTAG
- a CDS encoding HAMP domain-containing histidine kinase, which translates to MPSILNSSEVGVIVATISIIIFIIFDYEESVDNIIPDWCSETIPTLNLIEYSIIIFVITLFSWISTRNIKKLLLRTQTSEKEFRTGKDSVEITIAERTKELEMAQAKKILQLYRFAEFGRLSLGLFHDLVNPLTSIVLNLNNIQESVHPDMPLVKEDLARAVKASQRMDTLISTISKQINTEAPATAFLIQGAVQEVFTLFSHRATLLNIHLQCVGGEQVFLFGNALKFHQIITNLVSNAFDSYEAVDRLQNQRSITVYIRATESHIIVTIKDFGRGIDEKILPQIFNPFFSTKPSSKGMGLGLSMVQSIITDEFNGTITVESEKEIGTIFTLTFPNKTDA; encoded by the coding sequence ATTTTTGATTATGAAGAATCTGTTGATAATATAATTCCAGACTGGTGTAGTGAGACCATCCCTACTCTTAATTTAATTGAATATTCAATAATTATATTTGTTATTACGTTATTTTCCTGGATCTCAACCAGAAATATTAAAAAACTTTTATTGCGAACACAAACATCTGAGAAAGAATTTCGAACTGGGAAAGATTCCGTAGAGATCACAATCGCGGAACGAACCAAGGAACTTGAAATGGCTCAAGCGAAAAAAATTTTACAACTATATCGTTTTGCAGAATTTGGCAGATTATCTTTAGGTTTGTTTCATGATCTCGTTAATCCCCTCACATCGATTGTTTTAAACTTAAATAATATTCAAGAATCTGTTCATCCTGATATGCCACTTGTCAAAGAAGATTTAGCCCGTGCCGTCAAAGCTAGTCAAAGAATGGATACATTAATTTCCACAATCAGCAAACAGATTAATACTGAAGCGCCTGCTACTGCCTTTTTAATTCAAGGTGCCGTTCAAGAAGTCTTCACACTCTTTTCCCATAGAGCTACATTGCTCAATATACACCTACAATGCGTTGGTGGAGAACAAGTATTTTTATTTGGCAATGCTTTAAAATTCCACCAAATTATTACCAACCTTGTTTCTAATGCTTTTGATAGCTATGAAGCAGTTGATCGATTACAAAACCAGCGTTCAATTACTGTTTACATTAGAGCCACAGAAAGTCATATCATAGTGACGATTAAAGACTTTGGTCGTGGTATTGATGAAAAAATACTTCCGCAAATTTTTAATCCATTTTTCTCAACTAAGCCATCATCAAAAGGCATGGGATTAGGGTTGTCTATGGTGCAATCAATAATCACCGATGAATTTAATGGAACAATTACCGTTGAAAGCGAAAAAGAAATTGGAACTATTTTTACCTTAACATTTCCTAATAAAACCGATGCATGA
- a CDS encoding DNA polymerase IV → MQRFILHVDMNSYFASVEQQANPFLRGKSVGVCAYLSPNGAIIASSVEAKAKGIRTAFRVVDARVLDPNIILVENEPAKYRAVTTRIFSILREYTDNFEPYSIDEAFIDVTNAVNSFSAADMIGEEIRQRIFSEVGEWLKCSIGISWTKFLAKFAGDTAPKGGTKIISPDNLAKSLDCGVTEAWGIAKGLERRLRMLGITTLNELRLADAINLKKNLGMVGYYLWANVNGQEISVVTKGATPPKSIGHSYCLPKQTTDHEYLDKILYKLCEKTGRRLREKQLEAQRLSLQILLRSGESFQQSETVAERLFTTEEIFAVAMKHFQAMELSASVRMIAISVSRLSPVTGQLSLFTTNTKGRSVTEALDVINDKYGEYTVVKGAMFGTKELAHDRIGFRKTISFED, encoded by the coding sequence ATGCAACGTTTTATTCTCCACGTAGACATGAATTCTTACTTTGCTTCAGTCGAGCAACAAGCCAATCCGTTTTTGCGTGGAAAATCGGTTGGTGTTTGCGCCTATTTGTCACCGAACGGAGCTATTATCGCTTCTTCAGTTGAAGCTAAGGCTAAAGGTATTAGAACTGCTTTTCGGGTAGTTGATGCTAGAGTACTTGATCCTAATATTATTTTAGTAGAAAATGAACCAGCAAAATATCGAGCTGTAACAACAAGAATTTTTTCTATTTTAAGAGAGTACACAGATAATTTTGAACCATATAGTATTGATGAGGCTTTTATTGACGTCACCAATGCAGTGAATAGTTTTTCCGCTGCTGACATGATTGGTGAAGAAATTAGGCAACGGATTTTTTCTGAAGTCGGTGAGTGGTTAAAATGTTCAATTGGAATTTCTTGGACAAAATTTCTTGCCAAGTTTGCCGGTGATACTGCACCCAAAGGCGGAACAAAAATTATTAGTCCAGATAATTTAGCTAAGAGTCTAGATTGCGGAGTCACAGAAGCCTGGGGGATTGCCAAAGGTTTAGAACGTCGTTTGCGAATGCTAGGGATCACCACCTTAAATGAGTTGCGGTTAGCTGATGCCATTAATTTAAAGAAAAATTTAGGCATGGTTGGTTATTATTTGTGGGCTAATGTTAATGGACAAGAAATTTCGGTTGTTACTAAAGGTGCTACACCACCAAAATCAATTGGGCATTCCTATTGTCTACCAAAGCAAACAACTGATCATGAATATCTTGATAAAATATTATATAAATTATGTGAGAAAACAGGACGACGATTACGAGAAAAACAATTAGAGGCACAACGATTATCATTGCAGATTCTTCTGCGATCAGGTGAGTCTTTTCAGCAAAGTGAAACAGTGGCAGAGCGTTTGTTTACTACCGAAGAAATTTTTGCTGTTGCCATGAAACATTTTCAAGCCATGGAGCTATCAGCTTCAGTGCGGATGATAGCCATTTCGGTATCGAGATTGTCGCCTGTAACCGGCCAATTGTCGTTATTTACTACAAACACAAAAGGACGTTCGGTGACCGAAGCCCTTGATGTTATTAATGATAAGTATGGTGAGTATACAGTTGTTAAAGGGGCTATGTTTGGTACGAAAGAGTTAGCCCATGATCGAATTGGGTTTAGGAAGACGATTAGTTTTGAGGACTAG